The genomic segment GAGGACGACTACGGCGTGCTGCAGTGGCACGTCCGGGAAGACTGCGAGGTGCGGCAGATCCTCGACCGGATCGCGGACAAGTGGTCACTGCTCGTGATCTCGTTGCTGGACCGGCAGACGCTTCGCTTCACCGAGCTACGGCACGAGATCGAAGGCATCTCGCAACGGATGCTCACCACGACTTTGCGTCACCTGGAGCGGGATGGCCTGGTGCACCGGACCGTGCACCCGGTGGTCCCGCCACGCGTCGACTACGCCCTCACTCCCCTGGGCGCCACGCTGCACACCACGATCCAGGCGCTGGTCACGTGGACGGAAGACCACCAGAAGGAAATCGCCGCAGCCCGCTCCGCCTACGACACCGCCCAAGCCGAAGCCGCCGCACGCCAGTAGCCTCTCCCGACCGCCGGCGTCGCCCTCCCCACCCGAGCTC from the Amycolatopsis magusensis genome contains:
- a CDS encoding winged helix-turn-helix transcriptional regulator, with the protein product MVVEEGTFNSPSYSCRTEDDYGVLQWHVREDCEVRQILDRIADKWSLLVISLLDRQTLRFTELRHEIEGISQRMLTTTLRHLERDGLVHRTVHPVVPPRVDYALTPLGATLHTTIQALVTWTEDHQKEIAAARSAYDTAQAEAAARQ